A genomic window from Brassica oleracea var. oleracea cultivar TO1000 chromosome C8, BOL, whole genome shotgun sequence includes:
- the LOC106307632 gene encoding probable xyloglucan glycosyltransferase 8: protein MAPRFGFSDLWEKETRKGTPVVVTMENPNYSIVEVDEPDGAFTPMERTRGKNAKQVTWVLLLQAHKAVGCLAWLATASWSLLGSVKRRLCFNHRLGSERLGRDRWLFSAIKLFLAASLSVLVFELIAYYKGWHYFKNIPTSTLEIQSLFHLLYVGWLSLRADYIAPPVKALSKLCIVLFLVQSVDRLILCLGCFWIKYKKIKPRIDEEPFRNDDVEGSGTEYPMVLVQIPMCNEKEVYEQSISAVCQLDWPKDRMLIQVLDDSDDGSIQELIRAEVTKWSQKGVNIIYRHRLVRTGYKAGNLKSAMSCDYVKAYEFVAIFDADFQPNSDFLKLTVPHFKEKPELGLVQARWAFVNKDENLLTRLQNINLCFHFEVEQQVNGVFLNFFGFNGTAGVWRIKALEESGGWLERTTVEDMDIAVRAHLHGWKFIYLNDVKVLCEVPESYEAYKKQQHRWHSGPMQLFRLCLGAILTSKIAMWKKANLILLFFLLRKLILPFYSFTLFCVILPITMFVPEAELPVWVICYVPIFMSLLNVLPAPKSFPFIVPYLLFENTMSVTKFNAMVSGLFQLGSSYEWIVTKKAGRSSESDLLGLTDKSMPPNQMVRGVSDSELLEIGQAEEQKKQTVAVKKTNKIFHKELALAFLLLTAAVRSLLASQGVHFYFLLFQGLTFLLVGLDLIGEQMS, encoded by the exons ATGGCTCCAAGGTTCGGTTTTTCAGATTTGTGGGAGAAAGAAACGAGGAAAGGTACACCGGTTGTGGTGACAATGGAGAATCCCAACTACTCCATCGTTGAAGTAGATGAACCAGACGGTGCGTTCACACCAATGGAGAGAACTAGAGGCAAGAACGCTAAGCAAGTGACTTGGGTTTTGCTTCTTCAAGCTCACAAAGCCGTTGGCTGTCTCGCTTGGCTAGCCACAGCCTCCTGGTCTCTCCTTGGTTCGGTCAAGAGACGGCTCTGTTTCAATCACCGACTTGGCTCCGAGAGACTTGGCAGAGACAGATGGCTTTTCTCGGCCATTAAGCTCTTCTTAGCTGCTTCCTTGTCGGTTCTTGTGTTTGAGTTAATTGCTTACTACAAAGGATGGCATTACTTCAAGAATATACCGACAAGCACACTTGAGATCCAGAGCTTGTTTCATCTGCTCTACGTTGGTTGGTTGAGCCTAAGAGCTGATTATATCGCTCCTCCGGTCAAAGCCCTCTCCAAGTTGTGTATTGTGCTGTTCCTTGTACAGTCCGTAGATCGTTTGATTCTTTGCTTAGGTTGTTTTTGGATCAAGTACAAGAAGATTAAGCCGAGAATCGACGAAGAGCCTTTTCGAAATGATGATGTTGAAGGATCAGGAACTGAGTATCCAATGGTTCTTGTTCAGATACCAATGTGCAATGAGAAAGAG GTGTATGAGCAATCTATATCTGCAGTGTGTCAGCTTGACTGGCCAAAAGATAGAATGCTGATTCAGGTTCTTGATGATTCGGATGATGGAAGCATCCAGGAGTTGATTAGAGCTGAGGTTACTAAATGGAGCCAAAAGGGTGTCAATATAATTTACAGGCATCGCTTGGTTAGAACTGGATACAAAGCTGGTAACCTCAAATCCGCAATGAGCTGTGATTATGTGAAAGCTTACGAGTTTGTTGCCATTTTCGATGCGGACTTCCAACCTAACTCAGATTTCCTCAAGCTAACCGTTCCACATTTCAAG GAGAAGCCAGAGTTAGGTCTGGTTCAGGCTAGGTGGGCGTTTGTGAACAAGGACGAGAACCTGTTGACTCGTCTCCAGAACATCAATCTGTGTTTTCATTTCGAGGTTGAGCAGCAAGTTAATGGTGTCTTCTTGAATTTCTTTGGCTTCAATGGAACCGCTGGAGTGTGGAGAATCAAAGCCCTTGAGGAATCTGGTGGTTGGCTTGAAAGGACAACCGTCGAGGATATGGACATAGCTGTCCGAGCTCATCTCCATGGATGGAAATTCATATATCTAAATGATGTCAAG GTTCTTTGTGAAGTACCTGAGTCATATGAAGCATACAAGAAGCAGCAACACCGATGGCACTCAGGTCCTATGCAGCTGTTTCGCTTGTGTCTTGGTGCAATCTTGACCTCTAAG ATTGCAATGTGGAAGAAAGCAAATCTGATACTTTTGTTCTTCCTTCTAAGGAAACTCATACTTCCTTTCTACTCCTTCACATTGTTCTGTGTGATCCTTCCAATCACCATGTTCGTTCCAGAAGCCGAGCTTCCCGTTTGGGTTATCTGCTATGTACCAATATTCATGTCGCTACTCAACGTTCTTCCTGCTCCAAAGTCTTTCCCTTTCATCGTTCCTTACCTCTTGTTTGAGAACACAATGTCGGTCACCAAGTTCAACGCCATGGTATCTGGACTGTTCCAGCTCGGCAGCTCTTACGAGTGGATTGTGACAAAGAAAGCAGGAAGATCATCGGAGTCTGATCTTTTGGGCCTCACTGATAAAAGTATGCCACCAAACCAAATGGTTAGAGGAGTTTCAGACAGTGAGCTCTTGGAGATAGGCCAAGCTGAGGAGCAGAAGAAACAAACAGTTGCTGTGAAGAAAACCAATAAGATATTCCACAAAGAGCTCGCACTGGCTTTTCTTTTGCTGACCGCAGCAGTTAGGAGTCTGTTGGCCTCGCAAGGAGTGCATTTCTACTTCCTGTTGTTCCAAGGTCTCACTTTTCTTCTTGTGGGACTTGATCTCATAGGCGAGCAGATGAGTTGA